Proteins encoded by one window of Parabacteroides sp. FAFU027:
- a CDS encoding beta strand repeat-containing protein: protein MKNKFLRLSAKYGFAALVLLGATTLNGQTLKHSYTFEDGTVTGTTVTDVAGTALGSPANGTINGSNWEVKNGYFYNHNSFQASGTTMGGYISFDGTAMALNTYAAVTIEAYITTSNDQNNPNKWSCLAYFGGASGANSFMLQPEISGSNTKAGLNNSKFAVGTEAGAKQTHHYVAVLTPSTATVDGSIALYYDGVLAQSTVLTANSYNTAVSALATTYAYLGKGAWSDALFTQPIHEFNIYDGAMDAATVASRYATMNSKLATLTVDAGTLKPAFDANIYNYGVVLPAGTTSLTVGATPASSVYTTVSGATTYDVSGADYGTITLKASTTGTPYLVNWRKDVATPVLTHSYTFADGTAKDVVGSADGTIMGAGAIANGVYTTTAGTNFASGTSQYISLPAAGLGITQYPSVTLEGIVKTSAANFLFYTGNQTLQNGTDYLYVHTTDFSSSCNINHQPWNGASTASGASMANGKAHHIVGVMTMDSVIVYQDGVYKTRTALSNVNQLFNISANVAYLGRSGYPGDANMIGSIGEFNIYKGRLSATTIASRAASYVKDATLSGITLSVGSLTFDPATTTYNVNVPAGTTSVTVGATVNKEFATVTGTGTITLSPGGIANLVVTSGDGSTTKTYTVNLIPPVPAISVAQTSLSFNSEIPVSQILTISGANLTDPISITAPVGITVNPTTLPANSTSASVSVTYDGVTAVSGNIVVASTGATSQNISVSGISFAGCDTKLYDDRTNLVTDPYLNSLTVYSASWGAGATINSDVTRVYCGLNSGKVAGTRAGSITYPLTGVWAANKTYRIRARVFVDAGTFNLNVSGWSGTAADIVNTITSGADWQTVDFTFTTGANITSANQFFYFNNYSSNAAGTGYIDNVEMYDITNIDATLSSLTLSAGALSPVFSPATTAYTANLPSGTTSVTPTAVANISGATVSGTEVVDVTSGSGTSTIEVKALDGLTTKTYTINYTVGTATAIDEVAENEVTILVNESRQIEIVSKGDGELSVVNTLGQKIYSSEITKDKTVINVIQAGIYIVTVNSNGALVTKKVTVK, encoded by the coding sequence ATGAAAAACAAGTTTTTACGCCTTAGTGCAAAGTACGGTTTTGCCGCTTTGGTTCTGTTGGGGGCAACAACCCTCAATGGTCAAACATTGAAACACTCCTACACATTTGAGGACGGAACAGTAACGGGTACAACAGTAACCGATGTCGCCGGAACAGCTCTTGGTAGTCCAGCTAACGGAACCATTAATGGTAGTAACTGGGAAGTGAAAAACGGCTATTTTTATAATCACAATAGTTTTCAGGCATCAGGTACAACCATGGGGGGCTATATCTCATTTGATGGTACAGCAATGGCATTGAATACTTATGCAGCTGTAACAATTGAAGCTTATATTACCACCAGTAACGACCAGAACAACCCTAACAAATGGTCTTGTTTAGCCTATTTTGGCGGTGCATCAGGGGCAAACAGTTTTATGTTGCAACCGGAGATTAGCGGTTCAAATACGAAAGCCGGATTGAATAACTCAAAATTTGCGGTTGGAACCGAAGCCGGAGCCAAACAAACCCACCATTATGTAGCGGTACTAACACCTTCAACTGCGACTGTCGATGGATCCATTGCCTTATATTATGATGGCGTATTGGCGCAATCTACAGTGTTGACCGCAAATTCATATAATACTGCTGTTTCAGCTTTGGCAACTACTTATGCCTATTTAGGAAAAGGAGCCTGGTCTGATGCGTTATTTACACAACCGATCCATGAGTTTAATATTTATGATGGCGCCATGGATGCGGCTACTGTAGCAAGCCGTTATGCAACCATGAATTCAAAACTGGCGACACTGACCGTGGATGCCGGAACATTGAAGCCTGCTTTCGATGCGAATATCTATAATTATGGCGTCGTTTTACCAGCCGGTACCACTTCGCTTACTGTAGGTGCTACTCCTGCCAGTTCCGTTTATACGACTGTCAGCGGAGCAACCACCTATGATGTTTCTGGTGCTGACTATGGTACCATTACCTTGAAAGCAAGCACTACGGGTACCCCCTATCTGGTAAACTGGCGTAAAGATGTGGCTACTCCTGTATTGACTCACTCCTATACTTTTGCCGATGGAACTGCCAAAGACGTGGTGGGTTCAGCCGATGGAACGATTATGGGGGCAGGCGCTATTGCAAACGGTGTTTATACAACTACCGCAGGAACTAACTTTGCAAGTGGAACCAGCCAATACATTTCATTACCGGCTGCCGGTCTGGGTATAACGCAATACCCTTCAGTAACACTGGAAGGTATCGTTAAGACTTCTGCGGCCAACTTCCTGTTTTACACTGGTAATCAAACGTTGCAAAATGGTACGGACTATTTGTATGTACATACCACCGATTTTTCTTCAAGCTGTAATATCAATCATCAACCCTGGAATGGAGCTTCTACTGCATCGGGAGCCAGCATGGCCAACGGTAAAGCCCACCATATTGTAGGAGTTATGACGATGGACTCTGTGATTGTATATCAGGATGGAGTTTATAAAACAAGAACAGCGTTGAGTAATGTAAATCAGTTATTTAATATAAGTGCAAATGTGGCCTATCTGGGTCGTTCCGGTTATCCCGGCGATGCCAATATGATTGGTTCGATTGGCGAATTCAATATTTATAAAGGCAGATTGTCGGCAACCACTATTGCCTCGCGTGCCGCCAGTTATGTAAAAGATGCCACTTTGTCAGGTATTACCCTCTCTGTGGGTTCACTTACTTTTGATCCGGCGACTACCACTTATAATGTGAATGTTCCTGCTGGAACCACCTCAGTAACTGTAGGTGCAACGGTTAATAAAGAGTTTGCAACTGTAACCGGTACCGGAACAATCACTCTTAGCCCGGGGGGGATTGCAAATCTTGTTGTTACTTCGGGTGATGGTAGCACCACTAAAACCTATACGGTGAATCTCATTCCACCGGTACCTGCGATTAGTGTTGCTCAAACTTCTTTGAGCTTCAATAGCGAAATTCCTGTTTCACAAATCCTGACCATATCGGGTGCAAATCTGACCGATCCTATTTCAATTACTGCTCCTGTGGGAATTACTGTGAATCCGACCACTTTGCCGGCTAACTCAACCAGTGCGAGTGTAAGTGTGACTTATGACGGAGTAACAGCCGTAAGCGGAAATATTGTAGTAGCCAGTACCGGAGCAACTTCTCAAAATATAAGTGTAAGCGGAATAAGTTTTGCTGGTTGTGATACTAAACTATATGATGACAGAACCAATCTGGTGACAGATCCCTATCTGAACAGCTTGACAGTATATTCGGCTTCATGGGGGGCGGGTGCAACCATTAATTCTGATGTTACAAGAGTATATTGTGGTTTGAATAGTGGTAAAGTGGCCGGTACCAGAGCAGGCTCTATTACTTATCCTTTGACCGGAGTTTGGGCTGCCAACAAGACATACAGAATCAGAGCGAGAGTTTTTGTTGATGCAGGTACATTTAATTTGAACGTTTCAGGTTGGTCGGGAACAGCTGCAGATATTGTGAATACAATTACTTCAGGAGCGGATTGGCAAACCGTAGATTTTACATTTACAACCGGAGCAAACATAACTTCTGCAAATCAGTTCTTCTATTTTAATAACTACAGCAGTAACGCTGCCGGAACAGGTTATATTGATAATGTAGAGATGTATGATATTACCAATATTGATGCAACGCTTTCCTCATTGACTTTAAGTGCAGGAGCCTTAAGTCCGGTATTTTCACCAGCAACAACAGCATATACTGCAAATCTACCAAGCGGAACAACTTCTGTAACTCCGACTGCTGTGGCGAATATTTCAGGTGCAACAGTCTCCGGAACAGAGGTTGTTGATGTGACTTCCGGTTCTGGTACTTCAACAATAGAAGTGAAAGCTTTAGATGGTTTAACAACTAAAACATATACCATTAACTATACAGTGGGAACTGCGACTGCTATTGATGAAGTAGCAGAGAATGAAGTCACTATCTTAGTGAACGAGAGTAGACAAATTGAGATTGTTTCAAAAGGTGATGGTGAATTGTCTGTTGTCAATACATTAGGCCAGAAAATTTATTCCTCAGAAATTACAAAAGACAAAACTGTAATTAATGTAATTCAAGCGGGTATATATATCGTTACTGTCAATAGTAATGGAGCCTTAGTTACTAAAAAAGTAACTGTCAAATAA
- a CDS encoding LamG domain-containing protein: protein MKKKNYSFKSMWKWRLSLLSALAFLSASICLADDVTTGLVARYSFDAVSGTTVTDDTGNGIAGTLVGAPAVVTGKSGSAVNFPTKTDYMTLPAGVVSTLTDFTISTWVNFNTLSTWSRIFDFGTGTSYYMFLTPSNGSIARFAIKNGGTEQLINGTAKLPTGKWVHVAVTCKYDPTTLIGTGKLYVNGSLVGTNSNLTINPSMLPSTTLNYLAKSQYNDPALNGAIDEFRIYNRALTSDEVMILNGYSSALISSYNNLTLGDVTGVTSNLTLPTASDNSVQVAWSSSNTAVVANDGTITRPDQFDATVVMTATLTQTIDGVTYTLTKTFNVTVKAKSAAEDIVANWDFDNALISTNASGNTVVKSNSTYAFEGTVMNNASIRRIGTTNQYNVLYTGNGTGYFDMGTEIGKAIYSLKNFSVCGFYRVDDDYSTISGAGNFFCNFSNSADVTKDLNGYIICPLNNQSYSITSSNYSAQQGVSAAKAATIGGWHHFAYTQNGTTGTIFVDGVQQSTGTVTALPSITLPVSGRTGTLYNWLGRSCYPSDSYLKKTMIYGFQVLNMPLSIGDLTNGYGDFEPVTTTISNLNAAYAENPNALLPELTTEQINLNLGDLSAVTSNLTLPTKGSLDNAIAISWKSSNDSLITSAGVVTCPNYFNYTDSLTATLSKNGQVVTKTFYATVLAKSGTTYNNDLLVKFDFSNVTDSVVTDVAEKGLKGILKKNAMVKTIGTSAQFKILSLGDSIGYFDMGKEVGKLMYNLSDYTMSAYYRIEDSYTGLTSNGNFLWSFSNGANALSDNNGYVIGSLKDLSQSITPYNYKTQNQTVTHAAKALTGGWHNLTYVQSGTTGNLYIDGIMLHSGTITNFPSTVLPKVYSNRLGTWYNWIGRSCYTGDVYLRKTLVTDFRIYKRALTDAEVQTDLLNVFGTIPALDVAYSETPISSVKSVVTNRCSVFSVDGGLQIKGLTGVEKVAVYDLTGRKLQITNASFIPVKSGIYIVKIDNFVTKALVK, encoded by the coding sequence ATGAAAAAAAAGAACTACTCATTTAAGAGTATGTGGAAATGGCGATTATCACTCCTTTCTGCATTGGCTTTTTTATCCGCTTCGATCTGTTTAGCGGATGATGTTACGACCGGGTTGGTGGCCCGGTATAGTTTTGATGCCGTTAGTGGTACAACCGTAACGGATGACACTGGTAATGGTATTGCAGGTACATTAGTTGGTGCTCCTGCAGTTGTAACAGGTAAAAGTGGAAGTGCTGTAAATTTTCCTACGAAGACCGATTACATGACTCTGCCGGCGGGTGTTGTCAGTACTTTGACCGATTTTACGATTTCTACATGGGTAAATTTCAATACGTTGAGTACCTGGTCGCGTATCTTCGACTTTGGAACAGGAACTTCGTATTATATGTTTCTTACGCCATCTAATGGTTCTATTGCACGTTTTGCCATCAAAAACGGCGGGACGGAACAGCTCATTAACGGAACGGCGAAATTGCCTACCGGTAAATGGGTGCATGTAGCCGTTACCTGTAAATATGATCCGACCACACTGATTGGTACCGGTAAATTATATGTAAATGGTTCATTAGTCGGAACAAACTCAAATCTGACAATCAATCCATCGATGTTGCCATCTACAACGTTGAATTATCTGGCAAAATCACAATATAATGACCCGGCTTTAAACGGTGCAATTGATGAATTCCGGATCTATAACAGAGCTCTTACTTCAGACGAGGTTATGATTCTAAACGGATATTCTTCAGCATTGATTTCGTCGTATAATAATCTTACTTTGGGTGACGTAACAGGAGTTACGTCAAACCTGACTTTGCCGACGGCTTCAGATAACAGTGTGCAGGTAGCCTGGTCATCCTCAAATACTGCTGTAGTCGCTAATGACGGAACGATAACCCGTCCGGATCAATTCGATGCAACAGTGGTAATGACCGCAACTCTTACCCAGACAATTGATGGTGTTACCTATACGTTGACCAAAACCTTCAATGTAACGGTTAAAGCCAAATCTGCTGCTGAAGATATTGTAGCAAACTGGGATTTTGACAATGCGTTAATCTCAACAAATGCAAGTGGAAATACCGTTGTAAAAAGTAATTCTACTTATGCATTTGAAGGTACTGTAATGAACAACGCCAGCATCAGACGAATCGGTACTACCAACCAGTATAACGTACTGTATACAGGAAACGGTACCGGCTATTTCGATATGGGAACAGAGATTGGTAAAGCAATTTACTCTCTGAAAAATTTCTCAGTTTGTGGTTTTTATCGGGTTGATGATGACTACAGTACAATTTCCGGAGCTGGAAATTTCTTCTGTAACTTCTCAAATTCGGCTGATGTAACCAAAGATTTGAACGGATATATTATTTGTCCTTTGAATAATCAATCCTATAGTATTACATCTTCTAATTATTCAGCCCAGCAAGGAGTGTCTGCCGCAAAAGCTGCCACGATTGGTGGATGGCACCATTTTGCATATACACAGAACGGAACCACTGGTACAATTTTTGTTGATGGTGTTCAACAAAGTACAGGTACCGTTACAGCATTGCCATCAATTACTCTTCCTGTTTCCGGTAGAACCGGAACATTGTATAACTGGTTAGGCCGTTCCTGTTATCCTTCGGACAGTTACCTGAAGAAAACAATGATTTATGGATTCCAGGTGTTGAATATGCCACTCTCGATCGGTGACCTGACCAATGGTTATGGTGATTTTGAACCGGTCACTACCACAATTTCTAATTTGAATGCTGCTTATGCTGAAAATCCAAATGCGCTGTTGCCTGAATTGACTACTGAGCAGATAAACCTTAACCTTGGTGACCTTTCTGCAGTAACAAGCAACCTGACTTTACCAACAAAAGGATCGTTGGATAATGCCATTGCTATTTCATGGAAATCCTCCAATGACAGTTTGATTACTTCAGCCGGAGTTGTTACTTGTCCTAACTATTTTAATTATACAGACTCGCTTACAGCGACTTTATCAAAGAACGGACAGGTCGTAACTAAAACTTTCTATGCCACTGTTCTTGCCAAATCGGGAACTACCTACAACAATGACCTTTTGGTCAAATTTGATTTCAGTAATGTGACAGATTCTGTGGTAACAGACGTTGCGGAAAAAGGATTAAAAGGAATCCTGAAGAAAAATGCTATGGTAAAAACCATTGGAACTTCCGCTCAGTTTAAGATCCTCAGCCTGGGAGATAGTATTGGCTATTTCGATATGGGTAAGGAGGTTGGAAAGCTGATGTATAATCTATCAGACTACACCATGAGCGCTTATTACCGCATTGAGGACAGCTATACCGGACTTACCAGCAATGGTAACTTCTTGTGGTCTTTCTCAAACGGGGCGAATGCTTTATCAGATAATAATGGTTATGTGATAGGTTCACTGAAAGACCTTAGCCAAAGTATTACTCCTTACAATTATAAGACACAGAACCAGACTGTAACTCATGCAGCAAAAGCATTAACCGGAGGATGGCATAACTTAACCTATGTACAAAGCGGAACTACCGGTAATCTCTATATTGACGGTATTATGTTACATTCAGGAACTATTACCAATTTTCCATCAACAGTCTTGCCAAAAGTATATTCCAACAGATTAGGTACATGGTACAATTGGATTGGTCGGTCATGTTATACCGGAGATGTTTACCTGCGCAAAACATTGGTTACCGATTTCAGGATTTATAAGAGAGCTTTGACAGACGCTGAAGTTCAGACTGATTTGCTCAATGTGTTTGGTACAATTCCGGCTCTCGATGTTGCCTACAGTGAAACCCCTATCAGTTCTGTAAAATCTGTAGTTACTAACAGATGCAGTGTATTCTCGGTCGATGGAGGTCTTCAGATTAAGGGTCTGACCGGTGTTGAGAAAGTTGCTGTTTATGATTTGACCGGACGTAAATTGCAGATTACGAATGCATCTTTCATTCCTGTAAAATCCGGAATCTACATCGTTAAGATAGACAACTTTGTAACTAAAGCTCTGGTAAAATAA
- a CDS encoding RagB/SusD family nutrient uptake outer membrane protein, which produces MKRIIIYSLLAFSLIMSSCSDLLNKEPLSVGTEAAFFKNPTQFSQAANALYQMEGWKDYNGAAAYYKMDQGMDISGFGSNGGASAGQTDFRWDKPYSFIRNCNILLEKATEYAGDTATIRTSIGTAYFFRAWQHFYLLQYFGGVPIADHSFDLNDPTLYGPRNSRYEVVNFIANDLRTAIRLLPKEKNIATADKGKVSQEAAKSFLARVLLYEATWEKYVPTISYDLDGDGTSKGAGNVKPTDYPSITGLLTESKQMAKEVIQEAETGTFQLWNQCDSLSYYYLFNIDDQGGNISNFKNAGKATNKEFIFSSKYDFVSRQGGINLGHTIPIWGGANISTYLGEAFLCRNGLPIRISYTGDMADAQNNPQFLGFSHFNNEYRNRDYRFIGCAYLPDRTSWMSDPAYGIACTVTGQPYPTPKYPKVPYDKNDPAFSYKATVYVPTLYGGTNNGYGCRKFMPEGALRSTSTTESPDYPLIRLAEVHLIYAEAVVELGNGSISDEDLNFSVNKNRTRAGVAPLTNALIANVWDAGWWDQSQNKTVCKKMNMLDEIRRERACELFGEGFRENDLKRWGIAHINLRGQKLGRHVYGTEYMTAIANDAAYHGQPAYQPSKYPLTYGVYDETKGVSTTDPDYGRSIATIPGNLLYSQRDYLAPIPLEQIRLNGALKQNPGW; this is translated from the coding sequence ATGAAACGTATAATAATATATTCTTTATTGGCATTTTCTCTGATCATGTCAAGCTGTAGCGATCTGCTTAATAAAGAACCGCTATCAGTAGGTACTGAGGCCGCTTTTTTTAAAAATCCAACACAGTTTTCGCAAGCAGCAAATGCATTATATCAAATGGAGGGTTGGAAAGATTACAACGGAGCTGCGGCCTATTACAAAATGGATCAGGGTATGGATATTTCTGGATTTGGCTCTAATGGCGGAGCCTCTGCCGGTCAAACTGATTTTCGTTGGGATAAACCGTACAGCTTTATTCGTAACTGTAATATTTTATTGGAAAAGGCTACTGAATATGCAGGGGATACAGCAACTATCAGAACTTCTATCGGGACGGCCTACTTTTTTCGTGCCTGGCAACATTTTTACCTGTTACAATATTTTGGAGGCGTGCCTATTGCCGATCATTCGTTTGACTTGAATGATCCGACATTATATGGACCCAGAAATAGCAGATATGAAGTGGTTAATTTTATTGCCAACGATCTGAGAACAGCAATACGACTACTTCCTAAGGAGAAAAATATAGCCACAGCGGATAAGGGAAAGGTAAGCCAGGAAGCTGCTAAATCGTTTCTTGCCCGTGTATTACTCTACGAGGCAACGTGGGAAAAATATGTGCCAACCATTAGCTATGATTTAGATGGAGATGGCACTTCCAAAGGTGCAGGTAATGTTAAACCTACCGATTATCCGTCTATTACCGGTTTATTGACCGAGTCCAAACAAATGGCTAAAGAGGTGATTCAGGAAGCGGAAACCGGTACCTTCCAGTTATGGAACCAATGCGATTCTTTGAGCTATTACTATTTGTTCAACATTGACGATCAGGGTGGTAACATCTCCAATTTTAAAAATGCAGGGAAAGCCACTAATAAAGAGTTTATTTTCAGTTCGAAATATGATTTTGTTTCCAGACAAGGGGGAATTAACCTGGGACATACAATCCCAATCTGGGGAGGTGCAAATATCAGTACCTATCTGGGTGAAGCGTTTCTGTGTCGCAATGGGTTACCTATTCGTATAAGCTATACGGGTGATATGGCTGATGCGCAAAACAATCCGCAATTCCTGGGATTCTCTCATTTTAATAATGAGTACCGTAACCGCGATTATCGCTTTATCGGTTGTGCTTATTTGCCGGATAGAACATCGTGGATGAGTGACCCTGCTTACGGTATAGCCTGCACTGTTACAGGTCAACCATATCCTACCCCCAAATATCCGAAGGTCCCGTATGATAAAAATGATCCGGCTTTTAGTTATAAAGCGACGGTTTATGTACCAACCTTGTATGGTGGAACGAATAATGGCTACGGCTGCCGCAAGTTTATGCCTGAAGGGGCACTTAGATCAACATCCACTACTGAATCCCCAGACTACCCACTTATCCGTCTGGCCGAAGTGCATTTGATTTATGCGGAGGCCGTAGTAGAGTTGGGTAATGGTTCGATTTCCGATGAGGATCTGAATTTTTCTGTTAATAAAAACCGGACACGTGCCGGGGTCGCACCGTTGACAAATGCATTGATTGCCAATGTGTGGGATGCCGGATGGTGGGATCAGTCACAAAACAAAACGGTTTGTAAAAAAATGAATATGCTTGATGAAATTCGTCGTGAACGTGCTTGCGAGTTGTTTGGCGAGGGATTTCGTGAAAACGACCTTAAACGTTGGGGAATTGCTCACATTAACTTAAGAGGTCAAAAACTGGGACGCCACGTTTATGGTACAGAATATATGACAGCTATTGCCAATGATGCGGCTTATCACGGGCAACCTGCTTATCAGCCCTCTAAATACCCTTTGACATATGGTGTATATGATGAAACCAAAGGGGTAAGTACTACCGACCCTGATTATGGACGTTCCATTGCCACAATCCCCGGGAATTTGCTTTATTCACAACGTGATTATCTTGCTCCCATACCGTTGGAGCAGATAAGACTCAATGGTGCACTAAAGCAAAATCCGGGTTGGTAA